One Chrysiogenia bacterium genomic region harbors:
- a CDS encoding N-acetyltransferase, with amino-acid sequence MIIRKETASDIDAITEVTLAAFKTLEVSNQTEHFIVKALRAAGALTISLVAEINGRVVGHVAFSPIDISDGTTGWYGLGPVSVLPELHKQGIGKALINEGLALLKAKGAQGCALVGDPNYYERFGFKNDPGLSYEGVPPEFFLVLPFAAEIPEGTVIFHEAFQATG; translated from the coding sequence ATGATCATCAGAAAAGAAACAGCCTCCGATATCGATGCCATCACTGAGGTTACCCTCGCCGCATTCAAAACGCTCGAGGTCAGCAACCAGACGGAGCATTTCATCGTCAAGGCCTTGCGGGCTGCGGGGGCGCTGACCATCTCACTGGTCGCGGAAATCAATGGGCGCGTTGTGGGACACGTTGCCTTCTCCCCAATCGACATCTCGGACGGCACGACCGGGTGGTACGGCCTCGGGCCGGTTTCGGTGTTGCCCGAGCTGCACAAACAAGGCATCGGCAAAGCGCTGATCAACGAAGGCCTGGCACTGCTCAAAGCCAAAGGCGCACAAGGGTGCGCGCTGGTGGGAGATCCCAACTACTACGAGCGATTCGGCTTCAAGAACGATCCCGGGCTTTCTTACGAAGGCGTTCCGCCGGAGTTCTTTCTCGTCCTGCCTTTTGCGGCTGAGATTCCCGAAGGCACCGTCATCTTTCATGAGGCATTTCAGGCAACCGGCTGA
- the mltG gene encoding endolytic transglycosylase MltG, producing the protein MSEQTQQRGGALRALAIAGLVVALGAAGAWQWMTGAPGGSGAPEVVFVVPPGSTAQRVGGELEELGLIRSARGFRLLLRLKGDARRLRAGEFALRASMDAGQVIDALIRGPFVLHQVTIPEGFSARQIAARLAAEGFGTEEKFRELMFSAAFADRLDIPGPSLEGYLFPTTYSFSRPFTEERVLSAMVAETRKHLPPVIPESVRARGITDNHKLLTLASIVEKETGVPHERPYIAAVFLNRLAKGMRLETDPTVIYGIGEDYDGNIRRKDLETWTPYNTYRIKGLPPGPIASPGAEAIDAVLHPAEADYLFFVAKQSEHGVHYFSETYPLHEQAVRYFQLGKGKAPPAQDLKPAE; encoded by the coding sequence GTGAGTGAACAAACGCAACAGCGGGGCGGCGCCCTGCGCGCTCTGGCCATCGCAGGCCTGGTTGTGGCGCTCGGCGCCGCGGGAGCCTGGCAGTGGATGACCGGCGCGCCCGGCGGCAGCGGCGCCCCCGAAGTGGTCTTTGTCGTGCCGCCAGGCAGCACCGCCCAGCGCGTGGGGGGCGAGCTCGAAGAGCTCGGCCTCATCCGCAGCGCACGCGGCTTTCGCCTGCTGCTTCGCCTCAAGGGAGACGCCCGCCGCCTTCGCGCCGGCGAGTTCGCGCTGCGCGCCTCGATGGACGCGGGGCAGGTGATCGACGCGCTCATCCGCGGGCCCTTCGTCCTGCACCAGGTCACCATTCCCGAGGGCTTTTCCGCCCGGCAGATCGCCGCGCGCCTTGCCGCCGAGGGCTTCGGCACCGAGGAGAAATTCCGCGAGCTCATGTTCTCGGCCGCCTTCGCCGACCGCCTCGACATTCCGGGTCCCTCGCTGGAGGGCTACCTCTTCCCGACGACCTATTCCTTCTCGCGGCCCTTTACCGAGGAGCGCGTGCTCTCGGCCATGGTGGCCGAGACCAGAAAGCACCTGCCGCCCGTGATCCCCGAGAGCGTCAGGGCGCGCGGGATCACCGACAACCACAAGCTCCTCACGCTCGCCTCCATCGTGGAGAAGGAAACCGGCGTGCCCCACGAGCGACCCTACATCGCCGCTGTGTTTCTGAACCGCCTGGCAAAGGGAATGCGCCTCGAAACCGATCCCACGGTGATCTACGGGATCGGCGAGGACTACGACGGCAACATCCGCCGCAAGGACCTGGAGACCTGGACGCCCTACAACACCTATCGAATCAAGGGCCTGCCGCCCGGCCCCATCGCCAGCCCCGGCGCCGAGGCCATTGACGCCGTGCTCCATCCGGCAGAGGCCGACTACCTTTTCTTCGTCGCCAAGCAGAGCGAGCACGGTGTCCACTATTTCTCGGAGACCTACCCGCTCCACGAGCAGGCCGTGCGCTACTTCCAGCTCGGCAAGGGCAAGGCCCCGCCGGCCCAGGACCTCAAACCCGCGGAGTAG
- the ruvX gene encoding Holliday junction resolvase RuvX, which produces MARILAVDWGERRVGLAACDASEMLASPHSVLTRKNDRQVVGEVAAVASAIGAELLVVGLPLNMDGTEGESAARARKLARYLAAATGLEVLLRDERLSSEEATRRLREGGKSSREMRGKLDAVAAAVVLEDFLAERHANKTEETS; this is translated from the coding sequence ATGGCAAGAATACTCGCAGTCGACTGGGGAGAGCGCCGCGTGGGCCTTGCGGCCTGCGACGCCTCGGAAATGCTGGCCAGCCCCCACAGCGTGCTCACCCGCAAGAACGACCGCCAGGTCGTGGGGGAGGTGGCTGCCGTGGCATCGGCGATCGGGGCCGAACTGCTCGTGGTCGGCCTGCCGCTCAACATGGACGGCACCGAGGGCGAGAGCGCCGCCCGGGCCCGCAAGCTCGCCCGGTATCTGGCGGCGGCCACGGGGCTCGAAGTGCTGCTGCGCGACGAGCGCCTCTCCAGCGAGGAAGCCACGCGGCGACTGCGCGAGGGCGGCAAAAGCTCGCGCGAGATGCGCGGCAAGCTCGACGCGGTGGCCGCGGCCGTGGTGCTCGAGGACTTTCTTGCCGAACGACACGCAAACAAAACGGAAGAAACATCGTGA
- a CDS encoding argininosuccinate synthase, with product MSKDVKKVVLAYSGGLDTSVILRWLIETYKCEVICFAADLGQGEELSPLDAKAKECGASKIYIDDLREEFVRDFVFPTLQANALYEGIYLLGTSVARPLIAKRQIEILRAEGADAVCHGATGKGNDQVRFELTYYAMEPDVTVIAPWRDWEFKGRSDLINYCNEKKIPITITAEKPYSMDLNLLHCSYEGGILEDPWKEPYEDMFQLTTSPEKAPDKPEYLEIDYEHGNPVAINGEFMSPAKLLATLNEVAGRHGVGRIDLVENRFVGMKSRGVYETPGGTVLHVAHRGVEQLTMDRETMLLRDGLMPKYAQLIYNGFWYSPEMDSMMALIKETQKNVTGTARVKLFKGSVTLAGRKSPVSLYDQKVTSFEDDQGAYNQKDAEGFIKLQALRLRIRERARRSQQKKG from the coding sequence ATGAGCAAGGACGTCAAGAAGGTCGTACTCGCATATTCAGGTGGTCTGGACACCTCGGTGATCCTGCGCTGGCTCATCGAGACCTACAAGTGCGAGGTCATTTGCTTTGCGGCCGATCTGGGCCAGGGCGAGGAGCTCTCCCCCCTGGATGCCAAGGCCAAGGAATGCGGTGCCAGCAAGATCTACATCGACGATCTGCGCGAGGAATTCGTGCGCGACTTCGTCTTCCCCACCCTGCAGGCCAACGCCCTGTATGAGGGGATCTACCTGCTGGGCACCAGCGTGGCGCGCCCGCTCATTGCCAAGCGCCAGATCGAAATCCTGCGCGCCGAGGGCGCAGATGCCGTCTGCCACGGCGCCACCGGCAAGGGCAACGACCAGGTGCGCTTCGAGCTGACCTACTACGCCATGGAGCCCGATGTCACCGTCATCGCCCCCTGGCGCGACTGGGAGTTCAAGGGCCGCTCGGATCTCATCAACTATTGCAACGAGAAGAAGATCCCCATCACGATCACGGCGGAAAAGCCCTACTCGATGGACCTCAACCTGCTGCACTGCAGCTATGAGGGCGGCATCCTCGAAGACCCGTGGAAAGAGCCCTACGAGGACATGTTCCAGCTCACCACCTCGCCCGAGAAGGCGCCCGACAAGCCCGAGTATCTCGAGATCGACTACGAGCACGGCAACCCGGTCGCCATCAATGGCGAGTTCATGAGCCCGGCCAAGCTGCTGGCGACTCTCAATGAGGTCGCCGGCCGTCATGGCGTGGGTCGCATCGACCTGGTGGAGAATCGCTTTGTCGGCATGAAGAGCCGCGGCGTCTACGAGACGCCCGGTGGCACGGTGCTGCACGTCGCGCACCGCGGGGTCGAGCAGCTCACCATGGACCGCGAGACCATGCTGCTGCGCGACGGCCTGATGCCCAAGTATGCCCAGCTCATCTACAACGGTTTCTGGTACTCGCCCGAGATGGACTCCATGATGGCGCTCATCAAGGAGACCCAGAAGAACGTCACCGGCACCGCGCGCGTCAAGCTCTTCAAGGGCTCGGTCACACTGGCCGGCCGTAAGAGCCCGGTCTCCCTCTATGACCAGAAGGTCACCAGTTTCGAAGACGACCAGGGCGCCTACAACCAGAAGGACGCCGAGGGCTTCATCAAGCTCCAGGCACTGCGCCTTCGCATTCGTGAGCGCGCGCGCCGGTCCCAACAGAAAAAGGGCTAG